GAGATTTTCGGGCTCCTCGGCCCGAACGGCGCGGGAAAGACGACGACGGTGAAGATGATCTCCGGCCTGGTCCGCCCCGATTCGGGCACGGTGCTGGTGGACGGGCTCGAGGTGGAGAAAAAACGGAAGCAGGTGCTCCAGCGCGTGGGCGTGGTGCTCGAGGGCACCCGCACCAGCATGTGGCCCCTGACACCGCTGGAAAACCTGATGTACTACGGCAACCTGAAGAACGTGCGCGGCGGCGCCCTCAAAAACCGCGCCCACGACCTGCTGGACTTCATCGGCCTGCAGGACAAGAAAAACGTGCAGGTGCGCCGCCTTTCGCGGGGGCAGAAGCAGAAGCTGGCCATCTGCATCGCCCTCATCGCGGACCCGCAGGTGCTGCTTCTGGACGAGCCGACGACCGGGCTGGACGTGCAGAGCAGCCGCGCCATCAAGGACCGCATCATCCAGATGACCCGCGAGCACGGCAGGGCCGTGCTGGTAACCACCCATGACATGCACGTCGCGCAGGAGCTCTGCGACCGGATCGGCATCATCAACAAGGGACGGCTGGTGGCGTGCAAGCCCACCGCCGAGCTTCTGGAGCTCTTCGCGGACCAGGTCTTCGCGTTCAGGGTGGACAACGCGCCCCCCGAGGCGCTGTTCACCGGCATCCCCGGCGTGCTGTCCATGGCGCGCGAGGAGGGGCCCGAGGGGGTGCTCCTGGTGGCGGGTTTGGACGCGGACGAGGGGCTGCGCTCCGAGGCCCTTTACGGTGTGGTCGAGCGGCTGCGCGGCCTGGGATGCCGCCTGCTCTCTGTGCACCAGCGCCAGCAGAACCTTGAAAGCGTCTTTCTCAGGCTGACCGGGAAACCCCTGGACACGGACGCTGCCGAAACGGCGGGGGAGGAGTGACAATGGGATTCTTTCTGGTCATGAAGGCGGAGCTGGTCCGCTCGTTCATCATCATGCGGCGCTACTGGTTCCGCACCATTACGGGCATGATCATGGGCTACGGCATGCTCATGGTGCTGGTCGCGGGCTTTATCTACAGCCGCCCCCAGGTGGAGGAGAATCTGAACAAGTTCAGCGACCCCGCCGCCGCCACCAATTTCGTCCTCGGCTTCATCATCGGCATGTTCGCCTTCGGCGTGGTCGGCATGTTCACCCAGGGCATCCAGGGAATGGCCACCACCGGCGTCCTCGAACAGCTCTGCATGAGCCCCCACGGGCTCATCACCAACTTCATGGCCCAGACCCTGGTCGGCTCCGTGGCCAGCATCCTGTCCTCCAGCCTGATGGTCTTCATGGTCACCTGGACCGTCGGCGGCATGCTCCACTGGGACACCCTGCCGGTGATGGTGCTGCTCGCGCTGACCTTTTTCAACCTGATCGGCTTCGGATTCATGGTCGGCGGGCTGGTGCTCGTCTTCAAGCAGGTGGGCCAGGTGGCCGTGCTCCTGCGCATGGCCCTCTTCGGCCTGGCGGTCTTCGCCCGCGAGGAACTGCTCCAGCAGCCCCTGCTGGTCCGCCTGGCCATCCATGTGCTCCCCGTCACCGACGCGGCCATCTGCATCAAGTATGTGCTCATCAAGGGGCAGCTCAACGCCGCGGGCGAGTTTGTAAGCGTGTTCCAGCATGAGAGTTTCTACTGGCTCATCGTCAGTTGCGCCGCCTGGACCGCCATCGGCCTCGTCGTCTTCAAGGCCATGGAGGACTGGAGCCGCACCAGGGGCACCCTGGGCTCGTATTAACCGGCGGGGGCCGGCCGTCGCGGCCCATTGGAAAGAGAGATGAACCCGGCACCTATGAGAGATACGGAGCAAGAATTGCGGCGCGACAGTGTTCTCCAAAGCCATTCCCCCTTTGAAGGGGGTGGCCCTTTAGGGCCGGGGGATGTGGCTTCCGAGAACGCCGTGGTTTTTGGAGAAGAACATCCCCCGGCCCTAAAGGGCCACCCCCTTCAAAGGGGGAACAAGAGAGGCATCCACCGGCACTTTCAAAGGGGGCTAGGTGACGCGCCCATGCCTTTGGTTGTGTCCATACAGTTGGCCGTGTCCATGCCGGAAGCCGTGGCATGACGGGGGAACGGCTGCACCGGTTCGAGGTGGACGGCACCCGCTATGCCCTGGACCCGGAGACCTGTTTCTGTTTCGAATGCGACGAGGCGTCGTGGGACGTGCTGGGGCATTACCCGACGGAAACGGTGAACCGCATCTGTCATCTCCTGGAGGGCCGGCATCCAAGGACCGAGGTCGAGGAGGTCATCGGCGAGCTTGAATGGCTGCGCTCGACCAAATCCATCCTCCAGACACCGCGCCAGGAGGAGCTCGCCAGGCGTTTTGAACTGGAAACGGGACTGCGGGAGATGACCGTTTTGGAAATCCCCGCAGAGGGCGTGCCGGACGGCGTTTTTGTGGAGACAGCCGCCATGGCGGGACGGCTTCTGCTGGCGCGGTCGGAACGGCAGCGCGCCCTGCGCCTGGACCTCCGCATGGCGGGGGCGGAATCCTGGCGGCGCGTGCTTGCCTCGGACGCATGGCACGGGGCCGCCGGGGAATTGTGCCGCCTCGCGAATCAGTCCGGAAAAAAACTCTCCCTTTCCACGGGCTTTGACGCGTCCGAACAGGCGGCGCGGTCCAAATTCCTCGCGGGGCACGGTGTGGAGGTTTCTTTTGTGTCCGCCGGGGACGGCGCGCCCCCCCCTGCGGAGGCGTGGCGAAAGCTTGCCGCCGTCAAAACGGACCGTCTGGACAAGATGCCGGGGTTCTTCGATTCGGTCAGTGACATCTTTGCCGGACGCCTCACGGTGCGCCCCGGCGGCGACAATTTCGACGGAATGGTCGCCGCGCTGGAAAAGGCGGGTTTCGCGTGGGTGGAGTTCGACACGGACGCGCCGTTTATTACCCTTCCAGGTCTGGACCCGGAGCGGTTCACCGACAGTCTGCTGCGCAACGCATCGGACTACGCGGAACTTTTGCTGAAGGGCCGCCTTCTCCGTGTCGAGCCGTTCGCCTCCCTCTTTCTGCAAATCTACCACGGCGAGCCCAAATTCCGCAGGGACCCCGCCGGAGTCAACGCCCTCGCCGTCACCGGCTCGGGCGGCGTTTTCCCCGGCCCGCATTTCATGGGAATACCCGCGTGTCACGCGGGCAGTCTGCGCGGGAATCTTGACGCGGACCTCCTCCGGCGTTTCAACGACGCGGGGGCGCTCACCACGCCCGCCTGCCTGCGCTGCTGGGCGCGGGGGCTGTGCGGCGGCGGGGACACCGCCCTGCACCAGGCGCGCACCGGCGACTTCCGTGTCCCCGATCCGGTCTGGTGCGGCGCGCGCCGGCGCGGTATTGAGGGGGCCGTGGCCGCGTTCAACCGCCTTTCCGGCGCCGGGGTGAACTTCACCCGGCTGCATGGGAACCTGTCACGGCGGGCGCGCCCGTCCCTCTGGACCATGGCACGGGCCGCCGTCCAGTTGCGCATTTCCGCGCGGCCCCTGGAGGAGGCGGACGCGCCCCTGCTCGTCCGCTGGGAGAACTGGAACGACGCGGCCTACTTCACCTTCACCGAGGGCGGCATGCTCCTCGGGGCGCGCTATGACCGCGAGATGGACGCGCTGCACCCCTCCCCCGTGGCGCAGGAACTCCTGCTGACCCGGCGGGACGGGCGGCCCATGGGGCTGGTCCGGGTGAAACCCGACCTGCTCCCCGGCCTCGGCTGGCTCTGGCTCTATCTCCGGAAGGAGGAGGACTACGCCGCCGGGGCGGTCCGCTCCTCCCTGCGCATGCTGCTGGGCGAGGCCCTGCGCGGCCGTGGACTGCGCCGCGTCATCACCCCTGCCGGTCCCGGCGAGGACGCCCTCGCAGGATGCCTCGCCGCCGCCGGATTCATCCACGCGGGCACCGCCCGCGGCGCGCTCTTCCTCCACGGCAAGTACCACGATGTGCGGCTCTTCGCATACGAGATTGCGGAGACGGATTAAGCGGCGCCCTTCAACCGGGAAGAAGGCGGTTGAAAGCGGGGTTTTCACGCGGGCCATGGACAGCATGAAAGCAAGGTAGCCTGCGACCGTAACTATGGGGAAAAAGCATGGGTAAAAAGTACTGTGTTTTGTATCTGAGCCCCCCCCGACTTGACATCGGATCAGACATAGTTTATGATATGGGCATGTTTGCTATAATACAATTGTGCCCACATAATAAACAAAACCCGGTCATGTGGGCCAACTTCTCAGATGAGGGGAGTGCATGAGCCTGCCTTTTACAGAACAGGCGGTTGCGGAGGCCCTGACGGTTCGGCTCCGTGAAATGGGAATAGCGGTCCTCATGGAGGCTCCCAAGGTGTCCGGCACCGCAGACATGGAAGTCATCCTGCCCTCGGGCCACCATCTCTTCCTGGACTATCTACCCAACCTGACATCAAACCAACTGGCGGGTGCAGCCCGCCGTCTGCGCACATCACTCCCTGCTGAGGCGTTGGCGGGCGTGGTGGTGCGCCGTCTTGGCCCAAGCCTGCTGGACGCCTGCAAGGCGGAAAAGGTGTGCGCGTTTGGCCTGGACGGAAATGCCTATGTGCGGACGCCGGGGGTGTATGTGGAGCGTCTCCTGCCCGCGCCGCCAGTGAAACGGATGCCGTCGGCCGGGACATGTTTCACGGCAAAGGCGTCGCGATTGCCTCGGGCACTGCTCGCCCTGTACCCGGAAGCCCATACCCAGGCGGTCTTGTCGGAAGAAACGGGACTCAGCCGGGGATATGTCAGCATCCTGACCTCCCGCCTGGCAGAGGACAGACAGGTTTCGATCCGCTCTGACCGACTCCATCTTGAGGACCCGGACCGGCTTCTGGACGCATGGGCAGCCCACTACCGCATGGACCGGCACCGCCAGTTTCATTTCGCGACGGTGATGAACGGTTACGAGCAGGGAATCGGAAAGTTGGCGCGGGCGCTGGAGGTGTCGGGTGTGAAGTTTGCATTTACGGGATGGACGGGGGGATACCTGCTCACCCCCCACACGACGCCGACGCTTCTGACAGCTTATGTGGAGCGGGTGCCGGAGACACTGGCGGGGATTCATCCCGTGGAACGGAGAGGCAACGTGCTGCTGCTGGTGCCGCAGGACACGGGGGTGTTTCAATTCACGACTCCCTCACCCTTCGGACCGGTGGTTAGCGACGCGCAGGTGTATCTGGACCTGCTGGGAATGCAGGGCCGAGCCAGGGAACAGGCGGACATGCTCCGCCATGAACGGTTGGACTTCCGGGGGAGAACGTTGTGACACCAAAACCAAAGACTGCGGAGGGGTATTCTCGTGATGGCACGGATCTGGCTGAACGTGTGCTCCTTGATGTGTGGTCCCGGCTGGGAGACTTTCGGGAACATTTGGTGCTGGTGGGCGGGCTCGCGCCGCGATACATCGTGCGTCAGGCGGGGGAAAGTCCCTTTTCCGCCCCACCCCCGCACGTGGGTACGGTGGATGTGGACCTCGCGGTCAGCCTGACCGTGGCCTCGCTCCGCACCTACCAGTCCATCCACTCCACACTGGTGGAAACGATGGGGTTTGAGCCGGGCAGGGGCCGGGGCGGACGCGACCAGCGCCATTCCTTTATCAAACGGGTAGGCGTCACGCCGATTGTCCTGGATTTCCTCACCACGAAGTACGGCGGTCCGGAAAACTCCTTGATGCGCGAGGTGGAGGAGCACTTGAGCGCCATCCAGGTGGAGGGCCTGGGTCTCGCCTTGAAAGACCCGCTTCAGGTCCATGTCGAGGGACTGCTGCTTGAGGGCGGGCTGTACGGGGCCATGGTGAATGTATGCCGGCCGGGGCCGTTCGTCGTGCTGAAGGCGCTGGCTCTGGAAAAACGCGGTGAGCACAAAGATGCGTATGACCTTGTTTACGTGTTGCGCCACTACAAGGAAGGCCCCGAGTCTGTGGCTTGCGAGATTCCGGAGGAAGAACGCGCCGAAGAGTCCTTCCAGAAAGCCCTTTCCGTGTTGAGGGCGCGGTTCGAAAGCATCGGGCACGACGGCCCGGTGAAGTGCGGCACTTTCCACCACAGCGAAGTTAACACAGCCGCGCAGGCCTATGCCGCCGTTCAAGATTTTCTAAATGCCCTGCGGTGACTCCTCCGCCCTCTTTGTTCGACTTTCGCACCCCAAAAATGGCGGGAACGTTTCCTCCCGGGAAAAACCGTCTCCGGTGCGCATATAGAAGAACGCCGCCGGTGAGGGGTCCCGGCGGCGTTGACACACGGTGATTCAGTTCCGGCTCAGTTGGCGGGCGCGCCGACCTCGTCGCCCTCGGGGGCGGGCACCTCGTCCCCGTTCCCGTTGGCGTCGAAGGAAACCTCCTGCTGCTCGGGCACGCGCGGCGGAATCTCGATCATGCACTTGTCGCCGTCGCAGTAGAGGTCCTGGGCCTCGTCGGTGTTGACCAGCTCGAAGTTGAGCGGGCCGAGTTTGGCCTTGGCCTGCTCGTAGACCTCGCGGGTGATCTCCTGGTAGGGCGCCTGGGGATAGTTGTGCTCCGTAAGGGGGAGGAAACTGACGGACTTCAGGCGCGTCTCGTACAGCTCGAGTATCTGCGGAATCTCGACGGCCTCGTCCGGCTTGAAGGTGATCGTGGCGCTCACCTGGTTGTCCGCCCAGTAGTACTGCATCTGGGCGACGTTCTCGACCTGCTCCCACACGGACACCCCCGTCTTGCTGCGGCTGAAAAACTCCTCGTGGACCGGGAAATAGACCACCCAGGTGTTGTCGCCGTAGACCGACTCCTCGATGCGGTACCCCGCGCGGCGCAGCGGCTCGATGAGCGGGCTGGTCTTGTCTATGCGGATCGTGCGGTAGTAGTACTCGGAGTGCGCGTAGTGGATGCCCGGCGTGACCCCCGGCAGCAGGGACACGGTGCCGCTGGGCTTGATGCTGGTCTTCTTGATGCTCTCGGGCACGCAGAGCCACTGCGAGTAAATGCGGTCCAGCTTGCCGATGTACTGGTAGCCCTCGTCGCACCAGCGGAAGTGCGCGCGCCGCCCGTGCCGCTGGAAACTCTCGACGATGCCGGACTGGGACAGGCCGATGCGGCGGTTCCGCAGCATGATGGCGTTGGTGCGCTCGTTGTGCGTGGGGATCAGCGTCACGGTCTTCGCGTAGAGGTACGCGAACTTCAGGGTGCGCAGGTACTCCTCAAGGGTGGCGTGCCGCGAGGGGAAGGTCTCGACCAGGTTGCATATCTCGTAGGACTCGAGGCTCTGCTCGGCGCAGGGGTTGGTGCCGGAGACCTTCGCGTCCACATACTGGGCCCCGTCCTTGAGGCGGCCGTAGGCGCGGGCGTTCTCAAGCCAGAAGTAGCCCGGCTCGCCGTTCTTCGCGGTCTGCGTGCCCGTGCGCATGTAGTCCATGCCCTCGCGGGCGATGACGCTGTTGTTGGACGCCCAGCGCCAGGCCATCATCTGCTCCTTGTGCAGGTTCGGGTCCTTGAGCTGGAGGTACTCGCCGTCGTCCGGGTCACCCAGCGCCAGCTCCGCCGTGCGGCGCACCCCGCCGGAGACCACGCACTTGCCGATCACGTTCATCAGGTCCGTGATGTCCGTCGAGGAGATGTTGTGCCCCGCGCGGGGCGCCAGAATGCGGTCTATGTTCTTCACGCACTCCATCAGCGGGCCGGGGCCCGGCGCGATCCCGCCGAAGGTCTTGATGGGGGCGCCCATGGGCCGGATTTTCCCGTAGTCCACATGGGCCGGACGCCGCGCCTTGCCCACATACGAATTGAGGATGACCCGGACCAGGTCGCCCCAGCCCTCCTTCGAGTCCTCGACCACATGGGTGTACTCGCCCTGCAGCGGCGCCTGGATGGTCACGCGGCCCGCGCCCTTGGTGTCAAAGGCGACACCCGTCCCCAGCATGGACAGGTCCATCAGGAAGCAGAACGGCTCCGCGAAATCCGTCTCCAGGTCCTCGGTCGAGACGAAGGCGCAGTTGTTCAGGGCCGCCGAGCCGCGCTCGTAGATGTAGTCCGAGCCCATCATCCACAGCCCGCGGCCCGGGGGCAGGAAACGGAAGCCCCACATGAGCTTGAACATCTCCTGGGCAGAACGCTGGGCCTTCTCCGGCTTCCAGGGCAGCTTCAGGCTGGCGCAGTGGTTGAGCTGGATCGTGTAGCAGCCCTCGACCACGCGCCGCAGGGTCTCCCAAAACTCCTCGGTGCGGCCCGTCCCGTCGTTGACCGACCGGGCGTAGGTGCGCTTGAAGGTGATGTAGCCCAGGGGCCCCCATTCGGGCTGCCGCCCCCTGTATCCGTCCAAAAATTTCTCCGACAATTTGAACCGCTCACGAAGCGTGAACATGCCCGTGCCTCCTTCTGCCTGACATCGCTTCACAAACCAGAACCACACACAACAACCGCCACCCCGTCCCCTGGATTTCCATCAGACCTTGCCGCATTCCGTGTGAACCCACGGCAGGCCGTCGGCCTCCTCCACCACATAATCAGCGAACAAATTCGGGTGCCGGTCCCGCACGATGCGGAAGACCTCCCCGAACAAAAAACGTATCTCCTCCTCGGCGTGCGGGTCCGTGCGGCTCTCAATCACATGCCGCAGCGCCCGGAAATTGCACGACCATCCGATGGTGGTCGCCAGTCCGATGGGCGCCATCCGCCGAAACGCCGAGGTGAGCTTCTTCTTCACCGAAAACTGCCCCTCGTCCTCGATCTTGTACAGTTCCGCCAGCTCCCGCTGTATCGCCTCCAACTGTTCGAAGGTCCGCACAAAGACCTCCATGCCCTCGCCGCTCTCGCGGATGTGCGTGGGCACATAGGCCGAAAGCCCGTCCAGACGCACAAAGCGCAGAGACTCCTGCGAGACGGCCGTGCCCGCGCGGTGGCGCACCAGCTCATGCGTGACCACGCGGCTCACATCGGCGAAAATGAAGTTCAACTGCGCGTGCTCCAGCACGCTGCCGTGGCCCACGCTCAGTATGTTCGACAGGTAGGGGGCGTTCCCCTGGCGCACCCTGGTGACGTTCGGGTTCAGGCCCGGCTCAAACGAGCGGTAGCACAGTCGGCCCATCAACTCGCTCAGGGCCTCGCTGTCGCTCGGTGCGTCCGTGGACCATCCGGGCACCCCGATATGCTCCAGATAGCCGCGCAACCCGGCCTCGTTGAGACGGGTTTCCCCCACCAGAAAAACTTTGGGCTCGACTACTTTCACTGCTTGCAATCCCGTTTGGACACGTGGACACCATATACCTGTTTGGACGCCCCGGACACGACACATTCCCGAAGCGGGGCGTGATTATAAAAGGCAAACAGTCACTTGTAAAGCCTCTTGTTAAGGACGCATTAGGGGGCAAAATTCACAGATTTAATAGCCACAAGACAATATCCAAGAATACTATATAAAGTACTTTGTAAGGTTATTTACAACAATATATAGTGTGTTTCGCGCTCGGCGACCGTTGGAACGCATGCGCTCCACGCTCGCTGGCGCAGCCATGGAAGGCCACAATACCCTACTTTACCTTGTAAAAGCCGCATACGGCAATTCGCCCAGGCCCACACCTCGGGAAGGAAAGACTTGACGAAAAAGCCAAAACAGGAAAAGCTCCTATCAATATATTGGAATACATTTTTTATAACCACAACATATTGTGTTATTACCGAAAAAATACGCGATAGCCTTGAATCTCTTGGGGTGGCCGTTTTGATGGGTTATTTGCATGCGGGCGAGGACGCTTTTGCGCTGTCGCGCAACCTGTACCGGAACGGAACATGCCGGGGCGCTAAAACCGCTCAAAAAAGGTGAATTGGGCCGGGCACGTGCCTATAATCGGCTTGAACGATTAAATGGCGGCTCCATCCAGCCCATATGAGAGGGTGATTATGGCCAAGTCCAGCAAAAAAACAGGCACCTACCCGTCGGACACCTACACCGTGCGGGGCGTTATTTTTGGCACGGAAAACGTGGTGGATGTCAGTGTGGGCATCTTCACCAATGACATCATGCAAATTGGCCGCCCGGGCCGGGAACGGGTCACCTACGGGGATGAAAACTGCATGATTGTCCCGACCCTGGTGGACACCCAGGTGAACGGCGCATTCGGGGTGGACCTGCAGGCGGATGATTTGTGTGTCGAGGATGTCTGGGAAATCGCGGCGTACCTGGCCGCCTCCGGCGTGAGCAACTGGTTTCCCACGCTCACCACGGCGCCCCTCGACGCGATGGCGTCCCGCTGTGCCGTCATCGCCGAGGCGGCGAAAGAGATGCCCCCGCCCCTGGGCGCGGCCATTGCGGGCATCCACCTCGAGGGGCCGTTCATCTCGCCCGAAGACGGGGCGCGCGGCGCGCACCCCCTCGAACATGTGCGTCCTCCCAACGTAAAAGAGATGGAAATGCTCCTGCGCGCGGGCGGCGGACTGGTGCGCTGCGTGACCCTTGCCCCGGGGCTGCCCAAAGTGAAGAGCCTCATCCGGCTTCTTGTGAAACAGGGCATTGTGGTGTCCCTTGGCCACCACAACGCCACGGCGAAGGAGATAACGGAGGCGGTGGACGAGGGGGCGAGTCTCTGCACCCACCTGGGCAACGGCCTTCCGGCGATGATTCACCGGCACAACAACCCCCTCTGGCCGCAACTGGCGGACCCGGACCTGGGCATTTCGGTGATAGGCGACCTGCACCATTTGCCCGTGGAGATGCTCGATGTGCTGGTGAGGGCCAAGGGGTGGGAAAAAACCCTGCTGGTGTCGGACTGCACGCGCCTGGCCGGCATGCCGACGGGTGAATACACCATGATGGGGCAGACGGTCGAAAAACTCCGGGGGGGGAAAGTGGTCCTGAAGGGCACGGACCTGCTTGCGGGGAGTTCAACGCCCCTGTTTGAGGCGGTCCAGAGGCTTGGCGCATATTCTCTTCTCCCGCCGATGGTGCTGCAAGGGATGGCCTCGATGTCTCCGGTCGTTTTTTTTAATATTGACTATCCCGGCTGGCCGTTGGAATACGGCAAAAAGGCCAACTTCATCCTGCAGCGCGTCGAGGGCGTGGGATATACCGCGAGGGACCTCATACAGGTTGTCATGTTTAACGGGGGCATGCACACCCCCAGCCGCTACTGGAAAGTGAGCCGCCACTTTCCGCGGGGTTGCAGGAAGGAAACGCTGGAACGCCACCAATTCATGAGCAAAGTCTATTCAGCCCGGCAGTCTCCGCACTGACCAGGGCTTTTTCGGCTCGCCGTCCAGCGAGGAGGCCACGGCGGCGAAGCACAGCGCCAGGGACTCCAGGTTCTCCAGGGCGCTGTTGTAGTGCCGTTTGTTCTCCTCCACGGCGCACAGCAGCTCGGAAATGGTCCCCTGGAACCCGTTGGTGAACCACTCCCCCGAAAGAAGCGGGGTCGCCGTCCCGGCGTCGGTGTGAAGGGTCACCTCCTGCCGGTTCAGGTCCGGACCGCCGGAGATGATCGTTCCCCGGTCACCCACCACAACGGTGCGGCTCTCCACCCCGTGGCGCGTCGCGCCGTTCATCACCAGCGAGGCCTGGGCGGCGGGGTACTCCATCACCGCGTGGGCCAGCAATGGCGGGGCGGCCTCCTGACCGGGGGCGCGGCGCACCGCGGCGTACACGCGCCCGGCGCGCTCCCCGCCCATGAAACCCTGCACAAGGTCAAACCAGTGGATGCCGAAGTCGAAAAGGGCGAGGTCGCGCATCGTGTTGAAGGGCGTGGCCGCGGTCCAGTTGTGGTCCCAGTGCAGGCTCATCCGGACCGATTCCACCGCGCCTGTAAGGCCGCGGGCGACGGCCTGTCGCATGTAGCTGAAGTGGGGCGCCCACCGCGCGTTCTGGTTGACGGCCAGCTTCAGTCCCTGCTGGTCCGCAAGTTCTATCAACTGCATGCCCCGGTCCAGGTCCGTGACAAACGGCTTCTGGCTGAGAACATGCCGCCCCGCGCACAGGGCGTCCTCGATGACCGACGCCCGTTCGGCGGGGTGGATGGCGGCGTCCACCACCTCCACCCGGTCGTCATGGAGAAGCCTGCGGTGGTCGCTGTACACGGCGGCCTCGGGAAAGTAGCGCGCCCGCAGGGTTTCGGCCCGTTCGGGAACCGTGTCGCACAGGGCGGCCACGGGGTAGCCCATGGCGAGGCAGGCCTCGAGATGCCTCGGCGCGATGCCCCCGCATCCGATTAGGCCGATGCCCGGCACGGCGCTCCGGGGACGTTGGGGAAGATAGGGCAGTTCGGGGGCGGGATACGTACCGTCCCCGGCTGTGTCCGCGCAGGATGTCTTGGTCATGGGGTGGTCCCTGGTTATGTTGTCATGTGTCACCACAAAAGAATAAAACACCACAGACCGCAAAACAATCTCAATCTGGAACTTTTTGGCAAAACGGGTATTAACCCGGCAGATGGGTTCCTGTCGTCCACATCGTCCATAATTGCCCCAAATCTTCCGCTTCCGCTTGGGGCTTCTCCAGGGAGTTTGTTACAATCAGCCCATGACCAAAGTGTTAAACACCATAAATGGCCCCCGTCACAGGAGGAAACTCCGGTGATCAAGTGGTTTGTCAGTCTGGCCGAATGGTTTTGGAAAGACCTGCTCGGCGCCGGGGTGCTGTGGCTCGAGGGCACGCTGGGAATCGCTCCGCTGGGCGCGACCGCCTCGGCGGCCCTGCGGGCGGCCATGATTGTGGTCCCCCTGCTGGTGCTGCTGGAAATCAAGGCCCGCATCCAGAACTATTTTCACGAGCGGCGCATCCGCAGGAGCATGAAGGGCCACGAAGTCCAGGAGACGGGCACCCAGCCCGACAACCCCTTCGCGGACCAGTTGGACGCGGCCCGGAGCCCGGACCGTGTCATTGCGCAGTTGAAAAAAGAAAAGCGTTATGGACGCCTCGGTGACACCCTGGCCGCGCTCAACCGGCCCGCCGAGGCGGCGAAGTGGTACCTGAAGGACGGGAAAACCCTGCGCGCCGCCGAGGAGATGGCAAAGGCCGGAAACACCGCCAAAGCCGCGCGCCTGCTGTGGAAGGGCGGCGAATACGGCACGGCGGCGCGTTTTTACGCGGACCTGGGCAAGCTCGCCAAGGCGGCAGAGGGCTTCGATCGGGCCGGCATGACGGCGGAGGCCGCCAGTGCCCACGCGGAGTCGGGCCGGCTGGACCGGGCATTGGACACATTTACAGAATATTTTGACAACACCGGCGCGCCGCTGGCCGATCAGGAGAAAATGGCGGACCGCTGCTATCAGATGCTGCTGGACCCCGCTTATGCCCCCAAGATGGACCCCGAAGCGCGCCGCGTGCTGCTGGCGCGGGTCGGGCGGCGTTTCCTGGCCTCGGGACGGGCCGCCCTGGCGGCCCAGGTGCTCCGGGACGCGGGGGAATACCGGCGGGCCGCGGAAATTTTCACGCGCCTGGGAAATGACACCGAGGCGCGGCGCTGCATGGCCGCAGCGGCCCGGCACGGGT
This genomic interval from Candidatus Hydrogenedentota bacterium contains the following:
- the thyX gene encoding FAD-dependent thymidylate synthase — encoded protein: MKVVEPKVFLVGETRLNEAGLRGYLEHIGVPGWSTDAPSDSEALSELMGRLCYRSFEPGLNPNVTRVRQGNAPYLSNILSVGHGSVLEHAQLNFIFADVSRVVTHELVRHRAGTAVSQESLRFVRLDGLSAYVPTHIRESGEGMEVFVRTFEQLEAIQRELAELYKIEDEGQFSVKKKLTSAFRRMAPIGLATTIGWSCNFRALRHVIESRTDPHAEEEIRFLFGEVFRIVRDRHPNLFADYVVEEADGLPWVHTECGKV
- a CDS encoding fused protease/ribonucleoside-triphosphate reductase, whose protein sequence is MFTLRERFKLSEKFLDGYRGRQPEWGPLGYITFKRTYARSVNDGTGRTEEFWETLRRVVEGCYTIQLNHCASLKLPWKPEKAQRSAQEMFKLMWGFRFLPPGRGLWMMGSDYIYERGSAALNNCAFVSTEDLETDFAEPFCFLMDLSMLGTGVAFDTKGAGRVTIQAPLQGEYTHVVEDSKEGWGDLVRVILNSYVGKARRPAHVDYGKIRPMGAPIKTFGGIAPGPGPLMECVKNIDRILAPRAGHNISSTDITDLMNVIGKCVVSGGVRRTAELALGDPDDGEYLQLKDPNLHKEQMMAWRWASNNSVIAREGMDYMRTGTQTAKNGEPGYFWLENARAYGRLKDGAQYVDAKVSGTNPCAEQSLESYEICNLVETFPSRHATLEEYLRTLKFAYLYAKTVTLIPTHNERTNAIMLRNRRIGLSQSGIVESFQRHGRRAHFRWCDEGYQYIGKLDRIYSQWLCVPESIKKTSIKPSGTVSLLPGVTPGIHYAHSEYYYRTIRIDKTSPLIEPLRRAGYRIEESVYGDNTWVVYFPVHEEFFSRSKTGVSVWEQVENVAQMQYYWADNQVSATITFKPDEAVEIPQILELYETRLKSVSFLPLTEHNYPQAPYQEITREVYEQAKAKLGPLNFELVNTDEAQDLYCDGDKCMIEIPPRVPEQQEVSFDANGNGDEVPAPEGDEVGAPAN
- a CDS encoding ABC transporter ATP-binding protein, with amino-acid sequence MNTQLVELRNIHKRFSTRHVLQLDEETRKRRLYKKNSVNAAEDVSFSIAPGEIFGLLGPNGAGKTTTVKMISGLVRPDSGTVLVDGLEVEKKRKQVLQRVGVVLEGTRTSMWPLTPLENLMYYGNLKNVRGGALKNRAHDLLDFIGLQDKKNVQVRRLSRGQKQKLAICIALIADPQVLLLDEPTTGLDVQSSRAIKDRIIQMTREHGRAVLVTTHDMHVAQELCDRIGIINKGRLVACKPTAELLELFADQVFAFRVDNAPPEALFTGIPGVLSMAREEGPEGVLLVAGLDADEGLRSEALYGVVERLRGLGCRLLSVHQRQQNLESVFLRLTGKPLDTDAAETAGEE
- a CDS encoding ABC transporter permease yields the protein MGFFLVMKAELVRSFIIMRRYWFRTITGMIMGYGMLMVLVAGFIYSRPQVEENLNKFSDPAAATNFVLGFIIGMFAFGVVGMFTQGIQGMATTGVLEQLCMSPHGLITNFMAQTLVGSVASILSSSLMVFMVTWTVGGMLHWDTLPVMVLLALTFFNLIGFGFMVGGLVLVFKQVGQVAVLLRMALFGLAVFAREELLQQPLLVRLAIHVLPVTDAAICIKYVLIKGQLNAAGEFVSVFQHESFYWLIVSCAAWTAIGLVVFKAMEDWSRTRGTLGSY
- a CDS encoding N-acetylglucosamine-6-phosphate deacetylase; the protein is MAKSSKKTGTYPSDTYTVRGVIFGTENVVDVSVGIFTNDIMQIGRPGRERVTYGDENCMIVPTLVDTQVNGAFGVDLQADDLCVEDVWEIAAYLAASGVSNWFPTLTTAPLDAMASRCAVIAEAAKEMPPPLGAAIAGIHLEGPFISPEDGARGAHPLEHVRPPNVKEMEMLLRAGGGLVRCVTLAPGLPKVKSLIRLLVKQGIVVSLGHHNATAKEITEAVDEGASLCTHLGNGLPAMIHRHNNPLWPQLADPDLGISVIGDLHHLPVEMLDVLVRAKGWEKTLLVSDCTRLAGMPTGEYTMMGQTVEKLRGGKVVLKGTDLLAGSSTPLFEAVQRLGAYSLLPPMVLQGMASMSPVVFFNIDYPGWPLEYGKKANFILQRVEGVGYTARDLIQVVMFNGGMHTPSRYWKVSRHFPRGCRKETLERHQFMSKVYSARQSPH